A region of Vigna radiata var. radiata cultivar VC1973A chromosome 6, Vradiata_ver6, whole genome shotgun sequence DNA encodes the following proteins:
- the LOC106764532 gene encoding uncharacterized protein LOC106764532: MCGSSQQSLKRGIDYSSIAVKYYKSYGSEKSLTSISILHSLAVFTNLNFNFDVSSLNRLFDAPAFLFFKDLTVDRITFRFSTGFPLAFTIELHGVRVVQSFEKPETEECVVRL; this comes from the exons CAAAAGAGGTATAGATTATTCATCTATAGCAGTCAAATATTATAAGAG CTATGGCTCGGAGAAGAGCCTCACCTCGATCTCCATCCTCCACTCTCTGGCCGTTTTTACCAACCTCAACTTCAACTTCGACGTTTCCTCTCTCAACCGCCTCTTCGACGCTCCCGCGTTCCTGTTCTTCAAGGACCTCACCGTCGATCGCATCACCTTTAGATTCTCCACCGGGTTCCCTCTGGCCTTCACGATCGAACTTCACGGCGTGCGCGTCGTGCAATCATTCGA GAAGCCGGAAACTGAGGAATGCGTGGTGCGGTTGTGA